One region of Armigeres subalbatus isolate Guangzhou_Male chromosome 3, GZ_Asu_2, whole genome shotgun sequence genomic DNA includes:
- the LOC134225770 gene encoding zinc finger protein 91-like isoform X1: MKNRKNHKQKSVEGMCRTCMTVNPAKPNRRHRKQIPIFSKFDGTLIANLITKYASVQIDENDTLPTVICAECFETIKLLVAFIKTTRNSDSKLRKLFKEEIVPVDSRMETESPVEKSPKIKAEPLEQLVNETGNDPVPEIDFEIELDNDTDSDWKGTDEETKRTVKREKLGLKSKPKPRKRIAKPLPKKQPIQNEESQTLNEEEKLLFTVIEVSSGSHICCGCLHIFNTFQELDVHRQTLHAKREGNPSRPCKKKIVCDGCQRKYDSQRSVNFHKDRVQLLKTVWECNKCKLRFKVAGKRREHLRIHPEDEPVALIARVKETTKQEFGWVCCATKCGESFTNEQDLIEHSQGAHWIDKQEADLENPDLPEQCQVCFRRFADKRKIINHQRRKYKRLNYQCALCGLKFTTPDGLNMHDAKEHGGGSVFMCKICDKTFTRESTMIKHVNTIHTDEKPHQCTVCGMTFRQKSGLKIHMSNHVEVPQYKCEVCLKMFKAKLHLRYHMRTHTGERPYKCRFCDHAFANHTNFRRHEMTHTGEKPHKCSYCEKSFILKRTMLEHETTHTGKPFTRDERIKCEICEQRFGKSSSLVLHMASAHPDMIDVQSSDEDSNEKPITIPNVPVTIRVVSPAVPPPVTAVLQPVQQQMPTIINTAAVGTSPATVAVYNVVPSSAPGSYGTYILKF; encoded by the exons ATGAAAAATCGAAAGAACCACAAGCAGAAATCCGTGGAGGGCATGTGTCGAACGTGTATGACGGTCAACCCAGCGAAGCCGAACAGACGCCATCGGAAGCAGATTCCCATATTCTCCAAATTTGATGGTACTCTGATAGCGAATCTCATCACCAAGTATGCTTCCGTTCAG ATTGATGAAAACGACACTTTACCGACAGTGATTTGCGCAGAGTGCTTCGAAACTATAAAACTGCTTGTCGCTTTCATCAAAACTACTCGCAATTCCGACAGTAAATTACGAAAGCTTTTCAAGGAAGAAATAGTCCCAGTAGATTCCCGTATGGAAACCGAATCACCTGTAGAGAAATCTCCTAAAATAAAAGCAGAGCCACTGGAGCAGCTGGTCAATGAAACTGGCAATGATCCCGTTCCTGAGatcgattttgaaattgaattggatAATGATACCGACAGTGATTGGAAAGGAACTGATGAAGAGACTAAACGAACGGTGAAACGGGAGAAACTTGGATTGAAATCAAAGCCGAAACCACGTAAAAGGATTGCAAAACCATTACCAAAGAAGCAACCCATTCAAAACGAGGAGAGTCAGACACTTAACGAAGAAGAAAAGTTGTTGTTCACGGTTATAGAAGTTTCTTCGGGCAGTCACATCTGCTGTGGTTGTCTACACATTTTCAATACTTTTCAGGAGCTGGATGTTCATCGTCAAACGTTGCACGCCAAAAGGGAAGGAAACCCTTCGCGACCCTGcaagaaaaaaatagtttgcgACGGCTGCCAACGGAAATACGACTCCCAACGAAGCGTTAACTTCCATAAGGACCGTGTCCAACTCTTAAAAACTGTTTGGGAATGCAACAAATGCAAACTCCGTTTCAAAGTTGCTGGTAAGCGGCGGGAACACCTCAGAATCCACCCGGAAGATGAACCGGTTGCATTGATTGCGCGAGTTAAGGAAACGACGAAACAAGAATTCGGCTGGGTATGTTGTGCCACAAAGTGTGGCGAATCGTTTACGAACGAGCAAGATTTGATTGAGCATTCGCAAGGGGCTCACTGGATTGACAAGCAGGAGGCAGATCTGGAAAACCCGGACCTACCGGAACAGTGTCAGGTCTGCTTCCGACGATTTGCCGACAAGCGAAAGATTATCAACCATCAAAGGCGTAAATACAAGCGCCTCAACTATCAGTGCGCTTTGTGTGGGCTAAAGTTCACCACCCCGGACGGTCTGAATATGCATGACGCAAAAGAGCACGGCGGTGGTAGCGTGTTCATGTGTAAAATCTGCGACAAAACATTCACCAGGGAGAGTACCATGATTAAACATGTGAACACAATTCACACGGATGAGAAACCCCATCAG TGTACCGTCTGCGGAATGACATTCCGCCAGAAGTCAGGATTAAAGATTCACATGTCCAATCATGTAGAGGTTCCACAGTACAAGTGTGAG GTTTGCTTGAAGATGTTTAAGGCTAAACTGCATCTGCGCTATCACATGCGTACACACACCGGAGAGCGACCATACAAATGTCGCTTTTGTGATCACGCTTTTGCTaatcatacaaacttcaggagACATGAAATGACTCATACAG GTGAAAAGCCCCATAAGTGCTCCTACTGTGAAAAATCGTTCATCTTGAAACGAACGATGTTGGAACACGAAACCACACATACCGGTAAACCATTCACACGGGATGAAAGGATCAAATGCGAAATATGCGAACAACGTTTTGGGAAGAGCAGCTCGCTCGTGCTCCACATGGCAAGCGCCCATCCCGATATGATTGATGTGCAAAGCAGTGACGAAGATAGTAATGAAAAACCGATTACAATTCCAAACGTTCCGGTAACGATTCGCGTAGTCAGTCCAGCTGTGCCACCGCCAGTCACTGCTGTTCTGCAGCCAGTCCAACAGCAAATGCCCACTATCATCAATACAGCTGCCGTTGGTACCTCACCAGCGACGGTCGCTGTTTATAATGTCGTTCCATCGTCTGCACCGGGCTCGTATGGTACGTACATATTGAAGTTCTGA
- the LOC134225770 gene encoding zinc finger protein 585B-like isoform X2, whose protein sequence is MAVCRTCMTNVEKRQQKLISIFSELDDALIANIIADHAGVEIDENDTLPTVICAECFETIKLLVAFIKTTRNSDSKLRKLFKEEIVPVDSRMETESPVEKSPKIKAEPLEQLVNETGNDPVPEIDFEIELDNDTDSDWKGTDEETKRTVKREKLGLKSKPKPRKRIAKPLPKKQPIQNEESQTLNEEEKLLFTVIEVSSGSHICCGCLHIFNTFQELDVHRQTLHAKREGNPSRPCKKKIVCDGCQRKYDSQRSVNFHKDRVQLLKTVWECNKCKLRFKVAGKRREHLRIHPEDEPVALIARVKETTKQEFGWVCCATKCGESFTNEQDLIEHSQGAHWIDKQEADLENPDLPEQCQVCFRRFADKRKIINHQRRKYKRLNYQCALCGLKFTTPDGLNMHDAKEHGGGSVFMCKICDKTFTRESTMIKHVNTIHTDEKPHQCTVCGMTFRQKSGLKIHMSNHVEVPQYKCEVCLKMFKAKLHLRYHMRTHTGERPYKCRFCDHAFANHTNFRRHEMTHTGEKPHKCSYCEKSFILKRTMLEHETTHTGKPFTRDERIKCEICEQRFGKSSSLVLHMASAHPDMIDVQSSDEDSNEKPITIPNVPVTIRVVSPAVPPPVTAVLQPVQQQMPTIINTAAVGTSPATVAVYNVVPSSAPGSYGTYILKF, encoded by the exons ATTGATGAAAACGACACTTTACCGACAGTGATTTGCGCAGAGTGCTTCGAAACTATAAAACTGCTTGTCGCTTTCATCAAAACTACTCGCAATTCCGACAGTAAATTACGAAAGCTTTTCAAGGAAGAAATAGTCCCAGTAGATTCCCGTATGGAAACCGAATCACCTGTAGAGAAATCTCCTAAAATAAAAGCAGAGCCACTGGAGCAGCTGGTCAATGAAACTGGCAATGATCCCGTTCCTGAGatcgattttgaaattgaattggatAATGATACCGACAGTGATTGGAAAGGAACTGATGAAGAGACTAAACGAACGGTGAAACGGGAGAAACTTGGATTGAAATCAAAGCCGAAACCACGTAAAAGGATTGCAAAACCATTACCAAAGAAGCAACCCATTCAAAACGAGGAGAGTCAGACACTTAACGAAGAAGAAAAGTTGTTGTTCACGGTTATAGAAGTTTCTTCGGGCAGTCACATCTGCTGTGGTTGTCTACACATTTTCAATACTTTTCAGGAGCTGGATGTTCATCGTCAAACGTTGCACGCCAAAAGGGAAGGAAACCCTTCGCGACCCTGcaagaaaaaaatagtttgcgACGGCTGCCAACGGAAATACGACTCCCAACGAAGCGTTAACTTCCATAAGGACCGTGTCCAACTCTTAAAAACTGTTTGGGAATGCAACAAATGCAAACTCCGTTTCAAAGTTGCTGGTAAGCGGCGGGAACACCTCAGAATCCACCCGGAAGATGAACCGGTTGCATTGATTGCGCGAGTTAAGGAAACGACGAAACAAGAATTCGGCTGGGTATGTTGTGCCACAAAGTGTGGCGAATCGTTTACGAACGAGCAAGATTTGATTGAGCATTCGCAAGGGGCTCACTGGATTGACAAGCAGGAGGCAGATCTGGAAAACCCGGACCTACCGGAACAGTGTCAGGTCTGCTTCCGACGATTTGCCGACAAGCGAAAGATTATCAACCATCAAAGGCGTAAATACAAGCGCCTCAACTATCAGTGCGCTTTGTGTGGGCTAAAGTTCACCACCCCGGACGGTCTGAATATGCATGACGCAAAAGAGCACGGCGGTGGTAGCGTGTTCATGTGTAAAATCTGCGACAAAACATTCACCAGGGAGAGTACCATGATTAAACATGTGAACACAATTCACACGGATGAGAAACCCCATCAG TGTACCGTCTGCGGAATGACATTCCGCCAGAAGTCAGGATTAAAGATTCACATGTCCAATCATGTAGAGGTTCCACAGTACAAGTGTGAG GTTTGCTTGAAGATGTTTAAGGCTAAACTGCATCTGCGCTATCACATGCGTACACACACCGGAGAGCGACCATACAAATGTCGCTTTTGTGATCACGCTTTTGCTaatcatacaaacttcaggagACATGAAATGACTCATACAG GTGAAAAGCCCCATAAGTGCTCCTACTGTGAAAAATCGTTCATCTTGAAACGAACGATGTTGGAACACGAAACCACACATACCGGTAAACCATTCACACGGGATGAAAGGATCAAATGCGAAATATGCGAACAACGTTTTGGGAAGAGCAGCTCGCTCGTGCTCCACATGGCAAGCGCCCATCCCGATATGATTGATGTGCAAAGCAGTGACGAAGATAGTAATGAAAAACCGATTACAATTCCAAACGTTCCGGTAACGATTCGCGTAGTCAGTCCAGCTGTGCCACCGCCAGTCACTGCTGTTCTGCAGCCAGTCCAACAGCAAATGCCCACTATCATCAATACAGCTGCCGTTGGTACCTCACCAGCGACGGTCGCTGTTTATAATGTCGTTCCATCGTCTGCACCGGGCTCGTATGGTACGTACATATTGAAGTTCTGA